One window of the Helicobacter canis genome contains the following:
- a CDS encoding class II aldolase/adducin family protein, which produces MNIHTKNINSPVISHLANVAHSLCQSGLLGVFYGSISARLSANSFLINRKDALLDKMTNDSFITLHDKEDYRWQEASLDSFIHANIYRNFLEARFVLYSHAPYATSYSLNHDTIKPIDYLGHRILGSKSKILDSKEYETLYERADTDIVRYFKTNPANFVLLKGCGIYGYGRDLSALVKLMAVVENSCKILHFNNLLDQSYADESRFEI; this is translated from the coding sequence ATGAATATCCATACAAAAAACATCAACTCCCCTGTGATTAGCCACCTTGCTAATGTGGCGCATTCTCTATGCCAAAGTGGCTTGCTTGGTGTGTTTTATGGCTCGATTTCCGCGCGACTTAGTGCCAATAGCTTTCTTATCAATCGCAAAGATGCCTTGCTAGATAAAATGACCAATGACTCCTTTATCACACTTCACGACAAAGAAGACTATCGCTGGCAAGAAGCAAGCCTAGATAGCTTTATCCACGCAAATATTTATCGCAATTTTCTAGAAGCACGCTTTGTGCTATACTCCCACGCACCCTATGCGACTTCATACTCACTCAATCACGACACAATAAAGCCCATTGATTATCTAGGGCATAGGATTCTTGGGAGCAAAAGCAAAATTTTGGATTCTAAAGAGTATGAGACACTCTATGAGCGAGCAGATACGGACATCGTGCGCTACTTTAAGACCAATCCCGCAAACTTTGTCCTACTCAAAGGCTGCGGGATCTATGGCTATGGACGCGATCTCTCCGCGCTTGTCAAGCTTATGGCTGTGGTAGAAAATAGCTGCAAGATTCTGCATTTTAACAACCTGCTTGACCAAAGCTATGCTGATGAAAGTCGCTTTGAAATCTAG
- the dnaK gene encoding molecular chaperone DnaK, producing the protein MAKVIGIDLGTTNSAMAVYEGNEAKIIANKEGKNTTPSIVAFTDKGEILVGEPAKRQAITNPQKTIYSIKRIMGLMLNEDKAKQAQERLPYKIVDRNGACAVEIADKTYTPQEISAKILMKIKEDAESYLGEGVTEAVITVPAYFNDSQRKATKEAGTIAGLNVLRIINEPTSAALAYGLDKKEAEKIMVYDLGGGTFDVTVLETGDNVVEVLATGGDAFLGGDDFDNRIIDWAASEFKDESGIDIKQDIMALQRLKDAAENAKKELSSAQETEINLPFITADSSGPKHFVKKLTRAKFESLIDDLVEETIKKIGAVIEDAGLSKSDISEVVMVGGSTRIPKVQERVKDFIGKDLNKSVNPDEVVAVGAAIQGGVLKGDVKDVLLLDVTPLSLGIETLGGVMTRVIDRGTTIPAKKAQTFSTAEDNQPAVTIRVLQGERELARDNKLLGNFDLQGIPPAPRGVPQIEVTFDIDANGILTVSAKDKVSGKSQEIKITGSSGLSDSEIEKMVKDAELHKEEDAKRKGAIEARNMADSMVYQTEKTLGEMKDKLESSEVEKINTALEELKAVLKDENATKEQIDEKLKALTEVSHKLTEAMYAKENPQGAQAQGEQKKKGKDDDVIDAEVE; encoded by the coding sequence TACAACGCCTTCTATCGTGGCATTTACCGATAAAGGCGAGATTCTCGTAGGCGAGCCGGCAAAAAGACAGGCAATCACCAATCCTCAAAAGACAATCTACTCTATCAAGCGTATTATGGGACTAATGCTTAATGAAGATAAGGCAAAGCAAGCCCAAGAGCGACTGCCCTATAAAATCGTGGATAGAAATGGTGCTTGCGCGGTAGAAATCGCGGATAAAACCTATACGCCTCAAGAAATCTCGGCAAAGATTTTGATGAAAATCAAAGAAGATGCCGAGAGCTACTTGGGTGAAGGCGTTACAGAAGCAGTCATCACTGTGCCAGCTTACTTCAACGACTCTCAACGAAAAGCCACCAAAGAAGCTGGCACCATCGCTGGGCTTAATGTGCTACGGATCATCAATGAGCCTACTTCTGCCGCGCTTGCTTATGGGCTAGATAAAAAAGAAGCTGAAAAAATTATGGTCTATGACCTAGGCGGGGGGACATTTGATGTAACCGTGCTAGAAACAGGCGATAATGTCGTAGAAGTGCTTGCCACAGGGGGCGATGCGTTCCTAGGAGGCGATGACTTTGATAATCGCATTATCGATTGGGCAGCGAGTGAGTTCAAAGATGAAAGTGGCATTGATATTAAGCAGGATATTATGGCGTTGCAACGGCTCAAAGACGCCGCAGAAAATGCTAAAAAGGAGCTTAGTAGCGCGCAGGAGACAGAAATTAACCTGCCTTTTATCACCGCAGATAGCAGCGGACCAAAGCACTTTGTCAAAAAGCTCACGCGAGCGAAGTTTGAGAGCTTGATTGATGATCTAGTGGAAGAGACGATCAAAAAAATCGGCGCAGTGATTGAAGATGCGGGACTTAGCAAGAGCGATATTAGCGAAGTGGTGATGGTAGGCGGAAGCACCAGAATCCCAAAAGTGCAAGAGAGGGTCAAAGACTTCATCGGTAAAGATTTGAACAAATCCGTAAATCCCGATGAGGTCGTAGCAGTGGGCGCGGCGATCCAAGGCGGTGTTTTGAAAGGCGATGTCAAAGATGTGCTGCTGCTTGATGTTACGCCTTTGAGCCTCGGGATTGAGACACTTGGCGGCGTGATGACACGCGTGATTGATCGCGGCACCACGATCCCTGCCAAAAAGGCGCAGACTTTCTCCACAGCTGAAGATAATCAGCCAGCCGTTACAATCCGCGTGCTACAAGGCGAGAGAGAGCTAGCTAGGGATAATAAACTGCTAGGGAATTTTGATTTGCAGGGTATCCCGCCAGCCCCACGCGGTGTGCCGCAGATTGAAGTAACCTTTGACATTGATGCCAATGGGATTCTAACGGTATCGGCAAAAGATAAGGTAAGTGGCAAATCCCAAGAGATCAAAATCACCGGCTCTAGCGGGCTTTCAGATTCTGAAATTGAAAAAATGGTCAAAGACGCCGAGCTGCATAAAGAAGAAGACGCCAAGCGCAAAGGCGCGATAGAAGCGCGCAATATGGCAGATTCTATGGTGTATCAAACAGAAAAGACCCTAGGCGAGATGAAAGATAAGCTAGAATCTAGCGAAGTAGAGAAAATCAACACCGCCCTAGAAGAGCTAAAGGCAGTGCTCAAAGATGAAAACGCCACAAAAGAGCAAATCGATGAGAAGCTAAAAGCATTGACAGAAGTGAGCCACAAGCTCACAGAAGCGATGTATGCCAAAGAAAATCCGCAAGGAGCGCAGGCACAAGGAGAGCAGAAGAAAAAAGGCAAAGATGATGATGTGATTGACGCGGAAGTGGAGTAA